From a region of the Mobula birostris isolate sMobBir1 chromosome 28, sMobBir1.hap1, whole genome shotgun sequence genome:
- the LOC140188935 gene encoding histone H2B-like — MPDPAKPAPKKGAKKALSKPASKTGKKRKRSRKETYAIYIYKVMKQVHPDTGISSKAMSIMNSFVNDIFERIAGEASRLAHYNKRSTISSREIQTAVRLLLPGELAKHAVSEGTKAVTKYTSSK; from the coding sequence ATGCCTGATCCAGCGAAACCCGCTCCCAAGAAGGGCGCCAAGAAAGCTTTGTCCAAACCAGCGAGCAAGACTGGCAAGAAGCGCAAGAGGTCGAGGAAGGAGACTTACGCCATCTACATCTACAAAGTGATGAAGCAGGTTCACCCCGACACCGGCATCTCCTCCAAGGCCATGAGCATCATGAATTCATTCGTCAACGATATTTTCGAGCGCATCGCGGGCGAGGCTTCCCGCCTGGCCCATTACAACAAGCGGTCAACCATCAGCTCCCGGGAGATCCAGACCGCCGTGCGCCTGCTGCTGCCCGGGGAGCTGGCCAAGCACGCCGTGTCCGAAGGGACAAAGGCGGTGACCAAGTACACCAGCTCCAAGTGA